CAGAGCGGCCTTGACGAGCGGACCGCCGTGCTCCGCCTTGGCCGTGAGGTCCCGGACGGCGCGCTCCAGCCGCCGTTCCAGCCGCCGGACGATTCCGCCCAGCGCCCGGCGGCCGAGCCGCCGGACCGACAGCACGGCCAGCGCGCCGTCCGCGCCCGCGGCCACTCCCGTCCGGAAGTTCATGTGCCGCCCATCTCGCCGTCCGCTGATGTACGGCGCCGCATTACCCGGTCAAGTCACGGCAAAACAGGTTGCAGGCCAGGGCAAGGACCGAAAGCTCCGAACCGGCGCCTCCCCGTGACCCCGATCACGCTTGACCTCAAGTCCGCTTGAGTTCGTAGCGTCGCGGGTGTCCGGGGGTTCGGCACGGGGAGGAGAACAGGATGACCGCGGAGAACCAGGTCAGCGTCATCGGTCTCGGGGACATGGGGTCGGCGATCGCCAGGAGGTTCGTCGACCGCGGCTACGCCACGACCGTCTGGAACCGCACCGCGAGCAAGGCCGCGCCGCTGGCCGACGCCGGCGCCGCGACCGCCGCCACGGCCGCGGAGGCGGTGGCGGCGAGCCCGCTCACCGTGCTCTGCCTCCTCGACGGCACGGCGGTCGAGCATGTGCTCGCCTCCCTGGACGGCGCGGCCGCGGGCAAGGTCCTGGTGAACGTGACGAGCTGCTCCCCCGCCCAGGCGCGGGCGAACGGACGCTGGGCGCACGAGCACGGCGCCGCCTACCTCGACGGCAAGATCATGGGAGATCCGCCGTATGTGGGGACGCCGAACATCATGCTTTCGTTCAGCGGCGCGAACGACGTGTTCACAGCGCACGAGGCGACGCTGAAAGAACTGGGCCCCATCACCTACCTCGGCGAGGACGCAGGCGCCGCCGCCGTGGAGTTCCTGGCCCAGGTGGCGGTGTCCTACGAACTGCTGATCGGCTTCCTGCACACGCTGCAGCTGGTCCAGGCCGAAGGCTTCGACGTAACGGAGTTCGCCGAGCGCGCCGCCGCGTCAGTGGCCGCCCACCCGCCCTTGCTGACCACGATGGCGAACGCCGTGAAGAACGGCGACTACGCCCCCGACCTGGGACCGCTGAAGGTCCAGGCCGCCCTCATGGACGACCTGATCGGCCACCGCGAATGCCTCGGCGTGGACGCCCTCCGCATGCGCGAAATCAAAGGCCTCATGGACGCGAGGATCGCCGCAGGCCACGGCGACCAGGGCTTCTCCAGCCTGTTCGCCCAACTCCCAAAACCCACCCCTTGAGCGAGGATCAGCCCCCGCTCGTTCTCAGCCGCGTCACCACCCGACCGATCCCAGGCTGAATCGCGTCGTGCGCCGTCCGGCCAGATCACCCGGACGGGGATGTGACGTTCACGCGCGTAGGCGACAACATCCGCAGTGCCTCCATAGCCACGCGCGGGCTCCCCGTCCCACACGGCCCATAGTTCGTTCGCCTGATCGACCATGTAGGCGCTGGCTGCCATGTGCGCCTCGGAGTCCGATTCAGTGAAGTCCATCCGGTGCACCTTGCGGGCAGCAGACAGAATGCGGTCGTACTCGGCACCGGCCACCGCGAGTCCCCAGGCGTCGGTCAGGCGGGCACCGGATCGATCTCGGCCCAGACGACTTTTCCGCCCTCGCTCAGCGGCCGAGTCCCCCATCGCCGGACTAGCGCCTCCATGAGGAACAGCCCCCGTCCACTTTCGGCCGCCTCACCGACCGGCCGGACCACGGGCATCGCATCCGACCGATCCCAGGTCTCGATGACGGCACTTCCGTCGTCTCGCCGATAGGCCCGCACGACCACCATCCCGCCCTCGCGCGATCCGTGCGTGATCGCGTTCGTCGCCAGCTCGGTGACGACCGTCCGGGCGACGTAGTCCTCCAGACCCCACGCCCCGAAGATCAGCCCCACGAACTCCCGCACCCGCCTGACCTCTCCCGCATCCGCCTTGATCACCATCGTCGCCGGCTCGCCCACGCCATCACCTCCGCGCGTTGTCGTGACTCAACGCACAGAATCGACCGCGTGGCGTAGTATCGGCAGGAAAGCGCGGCAACATAGCGAGACCACTTGCAGCCATTTGCAAGTGCTTCCGAGAGGTGACCCCCCATGCCGTCTCGAATGCCCACCCGGCAGACGATCGCCTTCGGCGAGGAACTGGCCCGACTGCGCGAAGATGCCGGACTTTCCCGACTCGAACTCGCAAAACGGATACCCGTTACCCGCAGCTACATCGGCCAGGTGGAGAACGGCACCACCCGCTGCCGAAGAGAGTTCGCAACCCAACTCGACAAGGCCATGGACAGCGGCACCACCATGGCCGACGCCTGGGACGACCTCCTCAAGAACAGCCGCTACCCGCCCTGGTTCGCCGACTACCCGCTGGCCGAAGGCACCGCGTCCCTGCTACGGGCCTACGAGACGATGTTCGTCTACGGCCTCTTCCAAACCGAGGCCTACATCCGCGCATTGCTGCTGGATGATGCCGATGTCGAGGCCCGACTCCGTCGTCAAGCGGTGTTGGAGCGCGAGAATCCGCCAATGCTCCGCATCGTCCTGGCCGAAAACGTCCTCTGGACTTGCATGGGCAGCCCAGAGGTGATGGTGGAGCAGTGCGAACACCTGCTGACCGTCTCCCAATGGAGGAACGTCACACTCCAGATAGCCCCCACCGGCTTCTACCGGGGCCTCAACGGTTCGTTCAATCTCGCGACCCAAGCAGATGGGCAAGAACTGCTGCACATGACCACTACTAGGGGCGGTGTCACTTCGACCGACCGTGAGGATATCTTGCATGTGGTCGGTGCTTTCTCGGCGCTGCAAGCGAGTGCGCTGAGCCTGCACGACTCCCGTGAGTTCCTACGGAAGGCGGTCGCACGGTGGAGCTGATCACGTGGAAGAAGGCGCGACAGAGCGACGATCAAGGTGGGGCGTGCGTGGAGGTGGCTCGGTTTCCCCAGGCAGTAGCTATCCGAGACTCCAAAAACCCCGACGGGCCCAAGCTCCTGCTCACCCCGGACGCCTTCCGTGCCATCCTCAACGACCTCAAGCACTGAGCTCGGCGTCGCCGATGCGGCTCACTGAGCCGGGCGGCGGTCATGGGAAGGCGCCGCCCGGCCTGCGACACAGCGACGAGGGTGCTGCTCGGGCGGTTCGCCGCGATCGCCCTGATCTCGGCCGCGCTGGTGGCCTAGGAGTCCCTCCACACGGCGGGCGACGACCCGGTGCGGCCGAACGCCCACATCGCGCCCGTGCCGGGAACGACGGCCAGCCCTGAGACGACGCTGTCCGGGGCGAGCTCGACCTCCTCCCAGGCGCCGTCGGCGTAGCGGAACAGGCCGAAAGGCGTCGGTGCTCTTTGCGTGACCACCCACGGCGTGCCCGCGTCGTCCGTGATCAGGTCGTGGATCCCGGCGGTGCCCGGCGGGCCCGGGATCTCGGTCCAGGAGGTGCCGTTCCAGTGCAGCAGGCTCCTGGCGGTGGCGGCCCAGACCTCGCCGGGGCCGACGGGAGCGACGTGGAGCAGTCGCGCGTCGGAACCGGACTCCGTGTGGGCGGGAATGCTCGTCCAGGACGATCCGTCCCAGTGGGCGATCGCCGGGACCTCCCGAACCCCGCCCACGCCCCTCCCGGGTTGCGTCTGGCCGACCGCCCAGACGTCCGTGGGCGTTCGCGCCTCGACGTCGTTGACGTACCGGAGGGCGGCGGGCAACTCGGCCCGGGTCCATGAGCCGTTCGCGCGTCGGTACAGGGACTCCGCTCCGCTCTTGTGCGTGACCGCCCAGACCCCGGCGGGGCCTCCGCGCAGGGCGATCACGTTCTCGCCCGCCGGGGGGCTTGCGGGCTCGAAAGCCCAGCCGTTGAACTTCGCCAGGTACTTCCAGTCGAAGCCGCCGTAGATCCAGGTCTCTCCCCCGCCGGCCGCGAGCTGCCAGATCGCGCCCTGGTCGTTCCAGCCGAGGAGCGGGTACTCCCGCCACCGCGCGCCGTCCCACCGCCGGACGACCGGATTGCCGTGGCTGTGAACGACGCAGGGAACCAAGGGCACCGGCTGCCAGCAGATGTAACCCTGCCTGCCCGCGATCCACACCTGGTCGGAGGCGACGG
The sequence above is drawn from the Actinomadura hallensis genome and encodes:
- a CDS encoding ATP-binding protein, which encodes MGEPATMVIKADAGEVRRVREFVGLIFGAWGLEDYVARTVVTELATNAITHGSREGGMVVVRAYRRDDGSAVIETWDRSDAMPVVRPVGEAAESGRGLFLMEALVRRWGTRPLSEGGKVVWAEIDPVPA
- a CDS encoding helix-turn-helix domain-containing protein is translated as MPTRQTIAFGEELARLREDAGLSRLELAKRIPVTRSYIGQVENGTTRCRREFATQLDKAMDSGTTMADAWDDLLKNSRYPPWFADYPLAEGTASLLRAYETMFVYGLFQTEAYIRALLLDDADVEARLRRQAVLERENPPMLRIVLAENVLWTCMGSPEVMVEQCEHLLTVSQWRNVTLQIAPTGFYRGLNGSFNLATQADGQELLHMTTTRGGVTSTDREDILHVVGAFSALQASALSLHDSREFLRKAVARWS
- a CDS encoding WD40/YVTN/BNR-like repeat-containing protein → MKRALSRAAAAGAAAVLAVSLTAQPASAADTWRKVDLPFLWPTARLYKMEAVASDQVWIAGRQGYICWQPVPLVPCVVHSHGNPVVRRWDGARWREYPLLGWNDQGAIWQLAAGGGETWIYGGFDWKYLAKFNGWAFEPASPPAGENVIALRGGPAGVWAVTHKSGAESLYRRANGSWTRAELPAALRYVNDVEARTPTDVWAVGQTQPGRGVGGVREVPAIAHWDGSSWTSIPAHTESGSDARLLHVAPVGPGEVWAATARSLLHWNGTSWTEIPGPPGTAGIHDLITDDAGTPWVVTQRAPTPFGLFRYADGAWEEVELAPDSVVSGLAVVPGTGAMWAFGRTGSSPAVWRDS
- a CDS encoding DUF397 domain-containing protein, producing MELITWKKARQSDDQGGACVEVARFPQAVAIRDSKNPDGPKLLLTPDAFRAILNDLKH
- a CDS encoding NAD(P)-dependent oxidoreductase is translated as MTAENQVSVIGLGDMGSAIARRFVDRGYATTVWNRTASKAAPLADAGAATAATAAEAVAASPLTVLCLLDGTAVEHVLASLDGAAAGKVLVNVTSCSPAQARANGRWAHEHGAAYLDGKIMGDPPYVGTPNIMLSFSGANDVFTAHEATLKELGPITYLGEDAGAAAVEFLAQVAVSYELLIGFLHTLQLVQAEGFDVTEFAERAAASVAAHPPLLTTMANAVKNGDYAPDLGPLKVQAALMDDLIGHRECLGVDALRMREIKGLMDARIAAGHGDQGFSSLFAQLPKPTP